tatatatatatatatatatatatatacttttactTAATACAGTAGATAATATGTACAATATTataattgttaaaaattttattataagataataaattttaaaataaaagtctgtaaaaaaatattaaagtataaataagtaaaagaatgcaatataaatctATTCCAACAAAATTAAGCAAAAAAATAACCATGGAAATATATGTAATTATGcattttattacttaattatcCATAAAGcacaaatttattatatttttttcaattcataaattttcaactataattttatatagaatattaatttataaattaaatatatcttGCAATTTATTTATTTCGTATGATGACATTGCAATTTATTTATCATCATTAACAATGCACATGGCGAGGATGTTTGTTCCAACGGTgtgtttctttatatatatacataaacacACAcctttcataaatttaattattaaaacttatttttgataaaatttaaaattagttaagataaaaaaatattttgtgtatttaaaagtttaattacttccaaatttttacagtaatttttttaataatattttattatttatcgtTTATATATTGACTcagaaaaaattttcttttttctaaatCCGCCATTGTGCAAAGGTTAAACATGTTAATTTAGTTTAACATTGTCTTTCCAATTCCAGGCAGTTAGTATGTATTGACTAGCCCCAAAAGactactccaagaaatgttattttctttgctaatccatCTTAATCAGTATTCATTGAGTTGAACTGTTATTTATCAGATATCGTAAATTGTTCATATCTCTGAATCCCAAAAATTGGTACTCATCCATCTTGTGGTTTATCATCAGGGATGCCTGCCAATCCTTAACCTTTATGTTAATGATCTGATTGATGTCTTAAAAAAGAAGCATGCTTCCGGGACCCTATAAAAGCTTGATAATTACTTATTGAACTCAATTAAAAATGTTGTATATCAGTTTCAGCAACTTACGGACAGAAACTTTACACCAACAATATCATCTGGTAAGAACATTTTCCATCCACATTTTTTTTGATAAGCAATAaagtttattaaaatgtgaaatcaAATAGCATATCAATTTCCAATTAAACTCTGGTCGATAGACCACCCAGATACATTCAACCCAAGAAATGATATGCTAAGAGAACGATTTTAGAATAAAAGCACAAAACAAGAAAACCAAGGCCTGCCTGTTACAGTATGCAAACTAGAACTAAACAACAAAGCCACAGGAGATAACCCGAAAGGAAAATTGGATGTTGCCTAAGAGCCATAAAAGGCTAATATAAAATTGAAGCAAAACCCCAATGTCAAGGCAAAATTCTCCTAACCAATAAAACCAATGTCAAGACCCTGCACCAAGACTTGCTGCAAAGATCAAAACGGGCAGCAGCAGACCAGAACCTGCATTAGACATCTGATCAACTAAATAATACTCCTCTTACTTAGAGGAATGACTTTGTATCCGAAAGAGGCCAAAAGAAGAATCTGGCTTGATAATAAAAGCTCATACCAAAAAAGACTGAAAAGACTCCCATATTAGCGCCGTAACTACAACCATATTAGCGCCGTAAAAACCAAGATCTTCCAAGAGTATTTCAATCAATACAAACAATTTATAATCTAAGCATCCTTAAAGGCACCAGTGGAAGCTATCATATCTGAGGAGATATTAAAGCAACCATACTGCCTCCCAAGTTTCTACTAGAATTAGACACTATCCAAACAACAGAATTATACCATAAAGAGCCCAATGATGTAAACTTAAAATACAGAAGATTCAAAGACTCCACAATACTTGGATAACTAAAGCCATGGtcatcctaaaaaaaaaaaaaaaaaaaaaaagaaaacagagGTCATGCAGCCTAGATAAATGAACACAACATAGATGTAAAGAGGAAAGAGAAATTCCAACACCAAAATATTTGAAAATTCAAAACTCAATGGGAAGAATTCTGCCACAGCAATAAATCAGCCTTAATTTGGTCAACATAGAATTGCATATATAATATAACCACTATCTTCAAGTGCATCAAACTATGTTGACCATGTATAGTCTTAAATTAGATCTACTAGAAGCTTCCACCAGTTATTATAAACGATTTCTATTCACCAGTGGTGCAACGTGACTGTTCCCCAATAAAACTTGTTTTCACACAGAGACTAACATGATTTCAACTAATCAAGTGCAACTAGATATACTATAAATAAGAATCCAACACCGTTAAAACAATGTTGCAAAAAGATTAAGATTACAGTCACAACAATCTTGTAACAAATATCAAAACAATAAGAAATAAGATTTAATTATTGGGATATAGAATAATTTTCAACTATTTATACCAACAAAAAAAACTAGGGGGGAGACAGTTTACTTTGTCTCACAAACCACAGTAGCAACAGGTCCACCACTTTCCTCAGAGGCTGAGGCAGCTTCTAAAATCTTCCTAGCATCTTGAAGCTTGTCAGCAATTTCCAGATCGGTATATCCTTGTTCAGCGAGGATGTCTTCAAGCACAACAAGCTTGAGATGGATTTGGCGCTTGCGTTCATGCTCAAGTATATCCTTATTGGGTTTCTTGGTGAAACCAGCAGTGCCCTGGTCAACCTTAGCAGTCTTTGGCTTCACGGAGAATT
The sequence above is a segment of the Hevea brasiliensis isolate MT/VB/25A 57/8 chromosome 11, ASM3005281v1, whole genome shotgun sequence genome. Coding sequences within it:
- the LOC110650695 gene encoding uncharacterized protein LOC110650695, which codes for MYKGIGLQTPRGSGTNGYIQTNKFSVKPKTAKVDQGTAGFTKKPNKDILEHERKRQIHLKLVVLEDILAEQGYTDLEIADKLQDARKILEAASASEESGGPVATVVCETK